The Bacteroidales bacterium sequence TTTTTTCAAAATTAGTATTTTTCACAAATCGTCAAAGGGCGATTTAATTTTTTGCAGGCTTTTGTCGGTGACGTGGGTATAGATTTCTGTTGTTTTACTGCTTTTGTGCCCAAGGAGTTCCTGTATGTAACGGAGATCGGTGCCGCTTTCCAGTAAATGTGTTGCATAAGAATGCCTTAGCCAGTGTAATGTTACGGCCTTTTTGATGTTTGCTTTTGCACATGCGCTTTGTAAAACTTTTGCCAGGCTTGCCTCAGCGTATTGGGTTCCTCCCTGTTGTCCCTCAAACATCCAGGTTTGCGGGTGATACTTTTTATAGTAATCTCTGAGTAAGGTGATGAGTTTTTCGGAAATCGGTGCAACACGGTCTTTGCGTCCTTTTGCCTGTTTAATGATCAACAGCCCGCGCTTTGAATCCACATGTTCTGGTTTAAGATTAAGGAGTTCACTGCGTCGCAGGCCGCAGGCATAAATCAGGCTCAGCATGGCCTGGTGTTTCAGGTTGACCGGTGCATCCAAAATGGCTTTCACCTCGGATTTACTCAATACATTCGGAAGTTTATGCTCACGCCTCGGGCGTTCAATTTTTTCCACTTCAATCTTGCCCTTCATCACCTCCCTGAAAAAGAGTTTCAACGCATTCACGGTCTGGTTTTGGTAAGCAAAACTGAGGTGATTGGCAATAATCACATCATTAACATAAGCCACCACATCCTCGTTGCCGATTTCTGCCAGCGCTTTGTGGGCTGTGTATTGCAAAAAGCTTTTTAGGGCTCCCAGGTAGGTTTTTATGGTCGAAGGACTGTACCTTTTGTGCGCAAGCCATCGGTGGAATTCATCCAATTTTGTAATGGTTTCCTGAGATAAAATGCGTTGTTGCTTTTCTGTTATCTCATTTTCAGCTTTGTTTTCCACAGGATATTCACCGGTGGTTGTTTTTTCGCTTTTCAGCGCCGAGTAATCCAGCCAGGCCACCGGGTTTAATGCGTTGAACACCTCGCTCAACCTGAACTGCTCAGCCGGAATGTACCAAAAGCGGCGGCTATGACTCCATGCAGCCCCTTCAAGCATTTTTACCCTGTTGATCAGCTCCTGGTTGAATGCAAATACCAGGCTCACCACAGGTTTTTTGTGGTGTACATCGTTGATTAGTTTTATTTCAGGTTTTTGTGTCATGGTGTGCTCACAAAACTCAACATTCACTACCCACCGCTATTCCCGAAAACCTTACGCTCCGGCACAGCACCGCCCCGTCAGTCACATGTCGTGAACCAACGCAAAGCCTTTAATGACAAGGCTTTGGGGCACATTTTACCGAAAATGAACTTACCATAAAATGTGCCGGAAAAAGAGGACGTTTTCGTCACTTTTTCAGTAAGCGAAAGTAAGAAGAAATGTTGAAGTTTTTACAATTACTTTCACATAAAAGTTAATTTAAAAACATTCAAAATAGGCATTTCGGATACTGATGCAGTTGTTGCCGGTTTTAATCCTCCATGGATAAGACTTTTTGGTCGTCCACTTATTGCTGTTTGAATGATGTAAGTGTTCATTTCTAATTCACTTTTTATTCCGATATTATCCAATATAAAATGATTTGAAACCTAAACAGCACTCATTCACAGCAGTTTCGCTGGTTTTCTGATTGACGATAACACGTTGAAATATAATGTTTTAACTTTGATTCTTCGTGTCTTAGTCCCTTGTGCCACAGGCATCACTTTGTGAGTGGCAAAAATACAAAGTGCCACGAAGTCACGAAGTCACAAAGTTTTTGCCTACGATTGTTTTCATAAAATGAAAATGTTAACATGTTGTAAA is a genomic window containing:
- a CDS encoding site-specific integrase; its protein translation is MLEGAAWSHSRRFWYIPAEQFRLSEVFNALNPVAWLDYSALKSEKTTTGEYPVENKAENEITEKQQRILSQETITKLDEFHRWLAHKRYSPSTIKTYLGALKSFLQYTAHKALAEIGNEDVVAYVNDVIIANHLSFAYQNQTVNALKLFFREVMKGKIEVEKIERPRREHKLPNVLSKSEVKAILDAPVNLKHQAMLSLIYACGLRRSELLNLKPEHVDSKRGLLIIKQAKGRKDRVAPISEKLITLLRDYYKKYHPQTWMFEGQQGGTQYAEASLAKVLQSACAKANIKKAVTLHWLRHSYATHLLESGTDLRYIQELLGHKSSKTTEIYTHVTDKSLQKIKSPFDDL